In the Hordeum vulgare subsp. vulgare chromosome 7H, MorexV3_pseudomolecules_assembly, whole genome shotgun sequence genome, one interval contains:
- the LOC123410115 gene encoding SKP1-like protein 1 → MATAAAGEKKMIMLKSSDGEEFEVEEAVAMASQTIRHMIEDDCTDKRISIPNINSKILSKVIEYCNKHIPTKRADDTTGATGVVASDAVAPPGLAKDLKIWDAEFMKVDHVTLFDLIQAPRYLNIKGLFDLTCQTAANMISGKTPEEIRNIFNIKNDYLPEEEEKIRRENQWAFQ, encoded by the exons ATGGCAACTGCGGCGGCAGGCGAGAAGAAGATGATCATGCTAAAGTCGTCCGACGGCGAGGAGTTTGAGGTGGAGGAGGCGGTCGCCATGGCGTCGCAGACCATCCGCCACATGATCGAGGATGACTGCACCGACAAACGCATCTCGATCCCCAACATCAACTCCAAGATCCTCTCCAAGGTTATCGAGTACTGCAACAAACACATCCCGACCAAGCGAGCCGACGACACCACTGGAGCCACCGGTGTTGTTGCATCTGACGCTGTGGCTCCCCCTGGCCTAGCCAAGGACCTCAAGATCTGGGATGCAGAATTCATGAAGGTCGACCATGTCACCCTCTTCGACCTCATCCAG GCTCCAAGATACCTCAATATCAAGGGGTTGTTCGACCTGACTTGCCAGACTGCTGCCAACATGATTAGTGGCAAAACCCCAGAGGAGATTCGTAATATATTCAACATCAAGAACGACTACTtgcccgaggaggaggagaagatccgTAGGGAGAACCAGTGGGCATTTCAATAG
- the LOC123411274 gene encoding uncharacterized protein LOC123411274 isoform X2, giving the protein MSHDLERPSPATSAGSAPRASSTRMPTPTALCSFSSAELLEQMVGFGSLVPKTKNLVVGGGLTGFVFGVYYYTMRAVGNTDELQVAIDKFEDLKKRDNAATPAANPSTPGSSCWPSFMFRRDVQDEEVRRSTKFLIIEASFF; this is encoded by the exons ATGAG CCATGATCTGGAGAGGCCTTCACCTGCAACGTCTGCGGGCAGTGCACCACGCGCGTCATCAACCCGCATGCCTACACCGACGGCACTGTGTTCGTTCAG CAGCGCCGAGTTGCTGGAGCAGATGGTGGGATTCGGCAGCCTCGTGCCCAAGACCAAGAACCTAGTGGTGGGCGGCGGGCTGACAGGGTTCGTCTTCGGGGTTTACTACTACACCATGAGAGCTGTCGGCAACACTGATGAGCTGCAGGTCGCCATCGACAAGTTCGAAGACCTGAAGAAGAGGGACAATGCGGCCACCCCTGCCGCAAACCCCTCCACCCCAGGCTCATC ATGTTGGCCTTCATTCATGTTTCGTCGCGATGTCCAGGACGAAGAAGTGAGGAGAAGCACAAAGTTCTTGATCATTGAAGCTAGTTTTTTTTAG
- the LOC123411274 gene encoding uncharacterized protein LOC123411274 isoform X3 gives MSHDLERPSPATSAGSAPRASSTRMPTPTALCSFSAELLEQMVGFGSLVPKTKNLVVGGGLTGFVFGVYYYTMRAVGNTDELQVAIDKFEDLKKRDNAATPAANPSTPGSSCWPSFMFRRDVQDEEVRRSTKFLIIEASFF, from the exons ATGAG CCATGATCTGGAGAGGCCTTCACCTGCAACGTCTGCGGGCAGTGCACCACGCGCGTCATCAACCCGCATGCCTACACCGACGGCACTGTGTTCGTTCAG CGCCGAGTTGCTGGAGCAGATGGTGGGATTCGGCAGCCTCGTGCCCAAGACCAAGAACCTAGTGGTGGGCGGCGGGCTGACAGGGTTCGTCTTCGGGGTTTACTACTACACCATGAGAGCTGTCGGCAACACTGATGAGCTGCAGGTCGCCATCGACAAGTTCGAAGACCTGAAGAAGAGGGACAATGCGGCCACCCCTGCCGCAAACCCCTCCACCCCAGGCTCATC ATGTTGGCCTTCATTCATGTTTCGTCGCGATGTCCAGGACGAAGAAGTGAGGAGAAGCACAAAGTTCTTGATCATTGAAGCTAGTTTTTTTTAG
- the LOC123411274 gene encoding dihydroneopterin aldolase 2-like isoform X1 encodes MAGDGEEEPPATGDGGDKLVLRGLQFHGFHGMKQEEKKLGQKFVVDIDTWTDLAAAGDSDDISHTVSYTDIYRIAKGVVEGPSRNLLESVAQSIAALSFPPPLARSHHGAPSPHQRCRPALAGLQETPTSHHERDACSGLRTPHAATQIVHWFAGEDEP; translated from the exons ATGGCGggggacggcgaggaggagccgccgGCGACGGGCGATGGCGGCGACAAGCTGGTCCTGCGCGGGCTGCAGTTCCACGGGTTCCACGGCatgaagcaggaggagaagaagctggGCCAGAAGTTCGTGGTCGACATCGACACCTGGAcggacctcgccgccgccggggaCTCCGACGACATCTCCCACACCGTCAGCTACACCGACATCTACAG GATAGCCAAGGGCGTGGTGGAAGGCCCGTCACGGAACCTGCTGGAGTCGGTGGCTCAGTCGATCGCCGCCCTATCCTTCCCCCCGCCGCTAGCCCGCTCCCATCACGGCGCCCCCAGTCCACACCAACGCTGCCGACCTGCCTTAGCAGGTTTGCAAG AAACGCCGACTTCTCACCATGAAAGAGACGCCTGTTCTGGACTCCGAACGCCACATGCTGCTACGCAAATAGTTCACTGGTTTGCAGGAGAAGATGAG CCATGA